Within the Arthrobacter sp. V1I7 genome, the region TCCGGCACGTACCTGCCGGTGAAGGGATTGATAACTGTGGCTACAGTTACTTTTGACAACGCAACACGCCTGTACCCGGGCACTGACAAGCCCGCTGTTGACAAGCTCAACATTGAAATCGCCGATGGCGAATTCCTGGTCCTCGTTGGACCCTCCGGCTGCGGAAAATCGACCTCCCTGCGCATGCTCGCAGGCCTTGAGGACGTCAACGCCGGCCGAATCCTGATTGGCGACCGCGACGTCACGGACGTTCCTCCCAAGGACCGCGACATCGCCATGGTCTTCCAGAACTACGCCCTGTACCCGCACATGACAGTTGCGGACAACATGGGCTTCGCGCTGAAGATCGCCGGCGTCAGCAAGGAAGAGCGCGCCGAGCGTGTCCGTGAAGCTGCCAAACTCCTGGACCTCGAGCCCTACCTGGACCGCAAGCCGAAGGCACTCTCCGGTGGTCAGCGCCAGCGTGTTGCCATGGGCCGCGCGATCGTCCGTAACCCGCAGGTCTTCCTCATGGATGAGCCGCTGTCCAACCTTGACGCCAAGCTGCGCGTGCAGACCCGTACGCAGATCGCCTCCCTGACCCGCCGCCTGGGCGTCACCACGGTCTATGTGACCCACGACCAGGTCGAGGCCATGACGATGGGTGACCGCGTCGCCGTGCTGAAGGACGGCCTGCTGATGCAGGTCGACACCCCGCGCAACCTTTACGACAAGCCGAAGAACGTCTTCGTGGCCGGCTTCATCGGCTCCCCCGCCATGAACCTGCTGGAACTTCCCGTCGTCGACGGCGGTGTCCAGTTCGGCGGCACCGTCTACCCGGTTCCCCGCGATGTCCTCGAGGAAGCCCACGGCCGGACCGTGACCGTCGGCTCCCGCCCGGAAGACCTGGAGAACGCACCGGCGGGCGAAGGCCTTCAGGTTGAGGTCGACGTCGTCGAAGAACTCGGCGCCGACGCCTACGTCTATGGCCACACCACACTGGACGGCCAGAGCCACGACATCGTGGCCCGCGTCGACGGCCGCCGCCCTCCGATGAAGGGTGAGTCCATCTGGGTCCGCCCGCAGTCAGGCCACGTACACCTGTTCGACACCAAGACCGGCCTGCGCCTGGGCGACTAGGCCCCACCGCTCCCTAACCTCGCTCCGCTTCGGCCAGGGAACCCTGGCCGGCGTGGGCCCAAGTAGCACTGCACGACTGACGGCGGTCCTCCCCAACCGGAGGGCCGCCGTCGGCCGTTAACTGCCGGACCGTTCCGGCCACGCCGGTACCCGCAGTACCTTCGCCCTGGAAGTTTTACGGCAGCCTGGCCCGATTGTTAGGGCCGTCGCCCCGAGTACGGAAGAATTGGCACATGACCGAGGAAAGCAACGCCCAGTGGCACGACGAACCCACCGACTACGGTCAGCTCGGGAAGCTGCCCCGATTTGAAGCCGCCAGCGCCAATGACGCCAAGCGCGCGGTGGCCTCCAGTTCGCTGAGCATCACCGCGGCCGCCGCCGAGCCGGAACTGCTTGACCTGCCCTGGCACATCGCGCTCGAGGACTGGCCCGCGGAAAACCTCGCCGCCCTCCCCCGCGGCATCTCCCGGCACATCGTGCGGTTCGCCCACCTCGGCGGTTCCGTCATCGCCATCAAGGAAACCTCCGAGCACGTTGCACGCCACGAGTACCACATGCTGCGCAAGCTGGCCCGGCTGGACGTCCCCTGCGTGGAGCCGGTGGCCGTCATCACCGGACGCACCACCCCGGACGGCCGCCCCCTCAATCCTGTCCTCATCACGCGGCACCTGAAGTTCTCCATGCCGTACCGCGCCCTCTTCTCCCAGATGCTGCGCAAGGACACCCTCACCCGCCTCATTGATGCGCAGGCGCTCCTGCTGGTCCGGCTGCACCTGATCGGGTTCTACTGGGGCGATGTCTCGCTCTCCAACACCCTGTTCCGCCGCGACGCCGGCGCGTTCGCCGCGTACCTGGTGGATGCGGAAACCGGCGAGCTGTACCCGGACCTGTCCACCGGGCAGCGGGAATACGATCTCGAAATCGCGCGCGTCAACATCGCCGGTGAACTGATGGATCTGCTCGACGGCGGGCTGATCGAGGAAAAGGTGGACCCCGTGGCCACCAGCGAGCTCATCATGGACAGCTACCGCCGGCTCTGGACGGAACTGACCGAGAAGGAATCCTTCGAGATCGGTGAGCGCTGGCGGGTAGCCGCCCGCATCCGGCGGCTCAACGAACTCGGGTTCGACGTCGGCGAATATGCGATCAAGACCACGCAGAACGGCTCCACCATCCAGCTCCAGCCCAAGGTGGTGGACGCCGGGCACCACCAGCGCCGGCTGCTGCGCCTGACCGGACTGGACGCGCAGGAAAACCAGGCCCGCCGGCTCCTGAATGACATGGACTCCTTCCGGGCGGACAACAACCCGGACATGGACGAGGAATACAGCGCCCACCTCTGGGTCAGCCAGATCTTCGAACCGATTGTCCGTTCCATCCCCCGCGACCTGTCCGGCAAGCTCGAACCGGCGGAGGCCGTGCACGAGATCCTCGAGCACCGCTGGTACATGTCCGAGAAGGAGAACCGGCACATTCCGCTGGCCGAAGCGGTGCAGTCCTACATCGACTCTGAACTGCGCCACCGCCGCGACGAGGCCGCCATCATGCTCAACCCGGACACCGAACTCCTGAAAATCCTGGAGGTCGAAAACGAGGAATCCCGCTACGGGGCCGACGAATCCATCGAGGAATACCCCGACTCCGACGACTAGGACCGCGTTCGGGTCCTGGCGCGGCCGGGTTAAATTGCCTTGCCGGGGTTCAGGATGCCGGCCGGGTCGAACAGTTCCTTGATCCGGCGCTGCAGCTCACGCACCGGCTCCTTCTGTTCGAGGCCGAGCCAGCGCAGCTTGTACTGGCCGATTCCGTGCTCCCCCGTGATGGTGCCACCCATCGCCAGGGCCACGGTGATGGACTTGTCCAGGGCCGCGCCGAGGCGTTCCATCGCGTCGGCGTCGACGGCGTTGTCCACCCGGTCCACCCAGAAGGTGGGGTGCAGGTTCCCGTCGCCGGCGTGCGCCACGACCTTCAGCCGGACCCCGTACGCCACCGCCATGGCCTCCAGCTCGGCGACGTAGTCCACGAGCCTGGATCGGGGCACGGCCACGTCCTCGCCCACCCGGTACTCGTCGTCGACCTCGACGCCTCGGCTGTTGCGGCGCAGCTCGACGAGCCGCTCGGCCTCGGCATTGGCCTCCAAGGTCACCTCGGCCCCGCCCGCCACCAGCAGGGGCCGGATCGCCGCCGCCTCGGCCGCGGCGCCAAAGCCGTCAGTCTGGATGAGGAGCAGGGCTGCGCCGCGCACCGCCAGGTCCGAGCCGTGGATGTCGTCGAGCTGGGCGAGCGAGCCGCCGTCGAGCAGCTCCATGATGGCCGGCTGCACGCGCGCCTGGCCGACGGCCAGGACGCCCGCGGCGGCGCTGCGGAAGTCCGGGTAGAAGGCCGCGATCGTGTGCACCTCGCGCGGGAGGTACTTGAGCCGGACGGTGACGCCAACGACGATCCCCAGGGTCCCCTCGGAGCCCACGAACAGCCCGGTCAGGTCGTAGCCGGCGACGCCCTTGAAGGTCTGGTGGCCGGTGCGGATAAGCGAGCCGTCAGCGAGCACGACGTCGAGCGCCAGGACGGAGTCGCGCGTCACCCCGTACTTCGCACAGCGCAGTCCGCCCGCGTTCGTGGCCACGTTCCCGCCAATGGTGGACATCCTGAAACTTGCCGGGTCCGGGGCGAACATCAGCCCGTGCGCGGCGGCGGCGGCGTTGAGGTCCGCGTTGATGACGCCGGGTTCGACGACGGCCGTCTCGTCGTCCGGGTTGAGGTCCAGGATGCGGTTCATCCGCTCCAGGCTCAGCACTACGCAGCCCTGGCTGGCGTGGGCGCCGCCCGACACACCCGTGCCTGCTCCGCGGGCGACCACGGGCACTCCGCGGGCTGCACAAGCGCGGACGGTCACCTGGACATCCTCCACGGATTCGGCGAAAACCACCGCCTGGGGCAGCTGGAAGTCCAGCACCGGGGCCTGATCCACGGCGTACGCAGCCAGCGCCGTCGCGTCCAGCACGACCTTGGCCGGGCCCAGGGCTGAGGTGAGCTCGTCAATGATGCTCATGCGGTCTCCAGTTCTTCTAATTCGGCCTTCAGTCTAAGGCGCGAAGGCGGACTCCCTGGCTTGGGGCGTAGTTCATCCGGCGGAGCTGGGCTGGCGGGCCGTCAGTCATCGGCTCCGCCCATGAACCGCACGAACCGCTGCAGCACGACGGGCCAGCCTGCCGTGTATTCCGCCCGCGTGGCTGCCGGGTCCTCGGCGCCTTCCCAGCCGCTATGCACCAGGCGGAGTTCGGTGCCGCCCTCGACGGCGCGTAACGCCACCCGGAGCTCTGTGGACCATACTGCCGAGCTGCCCGGATGCCAGCTCGCATGGAAGGACAGCGGCGGCTGCCAGTCGTCGATCGACCCCCAGATCGCCGTCCTGCCGTCGTCCGCGGTCTCCAGAATGAGGTTCTCCTCGAACTCTACATAGGAACCTGCCCCGAAGACGCCATGGTCTTCGAGCGGCCACCAGAGGTGTGTGTGCTCCGTAAAGCCCACGAACGCCCTAGCAACGGCGCCTGGCACGACAACGGTATAAACAAGGGGCTCCAAGCCAGCGCCTGGCTCCGGTTCCGGGCTATCGGACGGGTCGGTAGAAGCGTGGCTGAAGAGGTTATCCATGGGCATTTACTCTACCCGCGGCACGCCCCGCCCTTACCTTTCGGTGGTCTCCCACCCGTCGGCGCCCGAGGCGGCCGCCTCTACGCCCTCATCTGCGATAAGCCGGTTAAATGCGGGAGAGCCTCCAACCTGGTGGTTGGAGGCTCTCGACCGTTTCTAATGAGTGTCCGGCGGTGACCTACTCTCCCACACCCTCCCGGGTGCAGTACCATCGGCGCTGTGGGTCTTAGCTTCCGGGTTCGGGATGGGACCGGGCGTTTCCCCCACGCTATGACCGCCGTAACCCTTGCTCCCGCCCCGCCTGGCTGTGCCCGGGGGTGGGAAAACTTTGGTGTTACAACATGTGCTCTGCCCTTGTTGGGGGCAGTTGTGGTGTTGTTATTCAGTTGGAGGTTCTCAAGCAACGGGTTTGTTGGTTGGGAACCACATAGTGGACGCAAGCAGTCTTGTTTCTTTGTACCCTCTTCATGGTGTGAACGTCTTTTGAATCCGTTCACGGAGAGGGTGTGTGGTGTAAGTTATCGGCCTATTAGTACCGGTCAGCTTCACGAGTCGTTAGTCCTCGCTTCCACATCCGGCCTATCAACCCAGTGGTCTGGCTGGGGGCCTCTCACACACAAGGTGTATGGAAATCTCATCTCGAAGCGAGCTTCCCGCTTAGATGCTTTCAGCGGTTATCCCATCCGAACGTAGCTAATCAGCGGTGCACTTGGCAGTACAACTGACACACCAGAGGTTCGTCCGTCCCGGTCCTCTCGTACTAAGGACAGCCCTTCTCAAATTTCCTGCGCGCGCAGCGGATAGGGACCGAACTGTCTCACGACGTTCTAAACCCAGCTCGCGTACCGCTTTAATGGGCGAACAGCCCAACCCTTGGGACCTACTCCAGCCCCAGGATGCGACGAGCCGACATCGAGGTGCCAAACCATGCCGTCGATATGGACTCTTGGGCAAGATCAGCCTGTTATCCCCGAGGTACCTTTTATCCGTTGAGCGACGGCCATTCCACAATGTACCGCCGGATCACTAGTCCCGACTTTCGTCCCTGCTCGAGATGTCTCTCTCACAGTCAAGCTCCCTTGTGCACTTACACTCGACACCTGATTGCCAACCAGGCTGAGGGAACCTTTGGGCGCCTCCGTTACTTTTTAGGAGGCAACCGCCCCAGTTAAACTACCCATCAGGCACTGTCCCTGACCCGGATTACGGGCCGAAGTTAGATGTCCAAAGTGACCAGAGTGGTATTTCAACGATGACTCCACCCGAACTGGCGTCCGGGCTTCAACGTCTCCCACCTATCCTACACAAGCCACTCCGAACACCAATACCAAACTATAGTAAAGGTCTCGGGGTCTTTCCGTCCTGCTGCGCGTAACGAGCATCTTTACTCGTACTGCAATTTCGCCGAGTTTATGGTTGAGACAGCGGGGAAGTCGTTACTCCATTCGTGCAGGTCGGAACTTACCCGACAAGGAATTTCGCTACCTTAGGATGGTTATAGTTACCACCGCCGTTTACTGGGGCTTGAATTCTCAGCTTCGCCTTGCGGCTAACCGGTCCTCTTAACCTTCCAGCACCGGGCAGGAGTCAGTCCGTATACATCGTCTTGCGACTTCGCACGGACCTGTGTTTTTAGTAAACAGTCGCTTCCCCCTGGTCTCTGCGGCCCCTGCACGCTCCGGACAGCAAGTGTCCATCACGATGGGGGCCCCCCTTCTCCCGAAGTTACGGGGGCATTTTGCCGAGTTCCTTAACCATAATTCTCTCGATCGCCT harbors:
- a CDS encoding DUF4032 domain-containing protein, whose protein sequence is MTEESNAQWHDEPTDYGQLGKLPRFEAASANDAKRAVASSSLSITAAAAEPELLDLPWHIALEDWPAENLAALPRGISRHIVRFAHLGGSVIAIKETSEHVARHEYHMLRKLARLDVPCVEPVAVITGRTTPDGRPLNPVLITRHLKFSMPYRALFSQMLRKDTLTRLIDAQALLLVRLHLIGFYWGDVSLSNTLFRRDAGAFAAYLVDAETGELYPDLSTGQREYDLEIARVNIAGELMDLLDGGLIEEKVDPVATSELIMDSYRRLWTELTEKESFEIGERWRVAARIRRLNELGFDVGEYAIKTTQNGSTIQLQPKVVDAGHHQRRLLRLTGLDAQENQARRLLNDMDSFRADNNPDMDEEYSAHLWVSQIFEPIVRSIPRDLSGKLEPAEAVHEILEHRWYMSEKENRHIPLAEAVQSYIDSELRHRRDEAAIMLNPDTELLKILEVENEESRYGADESIEEYPDSDD
- a CDS encoding FAD-binding oxidoreductase, with the translated sequence MSIIDELTSALGPAKVVLDATALAAYAVDQAPVLDFQLPQAVVFAESVEDVQVTVRACAARGVPVVARGAGTGVSGGAHASQGCVVLSLERMNRILDLNPDDETAVVEPGVINADLNAAAAAHGLMFAPDPASFRMSTIGGNVATNAGGLRCAKYGVTRDSVLALDVVLADGSLIRTGHQTFKGVAGYDLTGLFVGSEGTLGIVVGVTVRLKYLPREVHTIAAFYPDFRSAAAGVLAVGQARVQPAIMELLDGGSLAQLDDIHGSDLAVRGAALLLIQTDGFGAAAEAAAIRPLLVAGGAEVTLEANAEAERLVELRRNSRGVEVDDEYRVGEDVAVPRSRLVDYVAELEAMAVAYGVRLKVVAHAGDGNLHPTFWVDRVDNAVDADAMERLGAALDKSITVALAMGGTITGEHGIGQYKLRWLGLEQKEPVRELQRRIKELFDPAGILNPGKAI
- a CDS encoding ABC transporter ATP-binding protein; protein product: MATVTFDNATRLYPGTDKPAVDKLNIEIADGEFLVLVGPSGCGKSTSLRMLAGLEDVNAGRILIGDRDVTDVPPKDRDIAMVFQNYALYPHMTVADNMGFALKIAGVSKEERAERVREAAKLLDLEPYLDRKPKALSGGQRQRVAMGRAIVRNPQVFLMDEPLSNLDAKLRVQTRTQIASLTRRLGVTTVYVTHDQVEAMTMGDRVAVLKDGLLMQVDTPRNLYDKPKNVFVAGFIGSPAMNLLELPVVDGGVQFGGTVYPVPRDVLEEAHGRTVTVGSRPEDLENAPAGEGLQVEVDVVEELGADAYVYGHTTLDGQSHDIVARVDGRRPPMKGESIWVRPQSGHVHLFDTKTGLRLGD
- a CDS encoding SRPBCC domain-containing protein; translation: MDNLFSHASTDPSDSPEPEPGAGLEPLVYTVVVPGAVARAFVGFTEHTHLWWPLEDHGVFGAGSYVEFEENLILETADDGRTAIWGSIDDWQPPLSFHASWHPGSSAVWSTELRVALRAVEGGTELRLVHSGWEGAEDPAATRAEYTAGWPVVLQRFVRFMGGADD